A stretch of the Bdellovibrio sp. 22V genome encodes the following:
- a CDS encoding DUF3373 family protein: MGIIREIISVLLCSSAVHAQEPVTTTVVEKKTVEERLAELEAQQSLNYFSFSGTLVTSYDDLRAEETYPVKRDHDALDYLRLRFSLNIDAEVNPQVKVYSRTTVTKFFNRWQQQGNSGVFNEDLEIAYSEAGSQVYLERAYADLSPMGSDWTLSVGRLPTIHGSPSNFWDLLPRSGTYAMMSYNSILDGIAGTYRLDRYLAEGNQWALRLLYTPFTSVNGGTPGGADGFLNPPRQDTNAGTPTGSVTNTIMDLISFQSDYSSKNVDFTNQLGFILQGYQLTDLPIPSGAGTSNLNILYRAATASVELDGLGQSGFDISLNFSYNQNESRGFFNGPGTGFGTVKESDTIYGNLALISTRYRWEKWSLGYEWLEASKNSVYFSGAEEDLTDFYRTNGVGHHVYVTKKWMSYVTLRGGYRLQQLTNLPVFLGPAAPTDRKVETLYVNMRTDF; the protein is encoded by the coding sequence ATGGGCATAATCAGAGAGATCATTTCAGTATTGCTTTGCAGTTCGGCGGTTCATGCGCAAGAGCCCGTTACGACGACTGTCGTAGAAAAGAAAACTGTCGAAGAGCGATTGGCAGAGCTGGAAGCCCAGCAAAGTTTGAATTACTTTTCCTTTAGCGGAACTCTTGTCACTTCTTATGACGACCTTCGTGCTGAAGAAACCTATCCTGTGAAACGCGATCACGATGCCTTGGATTACTTGCGTCTGCGCTTCTCTCTGAATATTGATGCTGAAGTGAATCCACAGGTGAAGGTGTATTCGCGCACGACCGTCACGAAGTTTTTCAATCGTTGGCAACAACAAGGTAATAGCGGCGTCTTCAATGAAGACTTAGAAATCGCTTACTCCGAAGCGGGCAGCCAAGTTTATCTTGAACGGGCTTATGCGGATCTTTCTCCTATGGGAAGCGATTGGACTCTTTCTGTGGGTCGTTTGCCGACGATTCATGGTTCGCCCAGCAACTTCTGGGATTTGCTTCCTCGTTCGGGAACTTATGCGATGATGTCGTACAATTCGATTTTGGACGGCATTGCCGGGACATATCGCTTGGATCGTTATCTTGCGGAAGGCAATCAATGGGCTTTGCGCCTTTTGTACACGCCGTTCACTTCGGTTAACGGTGGAACTCCGGGAGGTGCCGATGGCTTTCTGAATCCTCCGCGGCAAGATACTAATGCGGGAACTCCGACGGGAAGTGTGACGAACACGATCATGGATTTGATTTCGTTTCAGTCGGACTACTCTTCCAAAAATGTCGATTTCACGAATCAGTTGGGATTTATTTTGCAGGGTTACCAACTCACGGATTTACCTATTCCTTCGGGAGCGGGAACTTCGAATTTAAATATTCTTTATCGTGCAGCGACAGCTTCGGTAGAACTCGATGGTCTTGGGCAGAGCGGTTTCGATATTTCATTGAATTTTAGTTACAACCAGAACGAGAGCCGCGGTTTCTTTAACGGGCCCGGAACAGGTTTCGGCACAGTGAAAGAGTCCGACACGATTTACGGAAATCTTGCTTTGATTTCTACGCGCTATCGTTGGGAGAAATGGTCGCTTGGCTATGAGTGGTTGGAGGCTTCCAAAAACTCTGTGTATTTCTCTGGAGCAGAAGAAGATTTGACCGACTTCTACCGCACAAATGGTGTCGGCCATCACGTCTATGTCACAAAAAAATGGATGAGCTACGTCACTCTTCGTGGCGGTTATCGTCTGCAGCAGTTGACGAATTTGCCGGTGTTTTTGGGACCGGCGGCCCCGACAGATCGTAAGGTTGAAACGTTGTACGTCAATATGAGAACGGACTTTTAA
- a CDS encoding ATP-binding protein, which produces MTLILLLVIGVYGTHLYISEQRSVRERMEPALTREVDRLNNDFISLEANVLRLKSMVDLFEVMPASLRKEKFRSFAATSIAPHPHQFNTYFALGPRLSQEYFGRKSYVFVVHRDYSLFASPKYNDPKYFVSEEFNAPGYDTDPEMQWWAMNENSPGINYSDFYFDKGYMEKIMFSTTTGIYKNGKLEAVVGVDTLSSDIAHRLEAFKLGETGGLMIVDNHGRPLLPLIAKNLPLIDYRYLRAFSKSEFKNLPKISQKVINLQGARLQDFLGADGKTYITYSKSIKGRPWHLVIFQEKTEAYSNLYFRLVFFGFVAFGAYFLLTLMVWLTGKYIVNNDRAVLNELKESRDRAEAAMRAKTLFLSTMSHEIRTPLNSMLGSAELIKEGPLTAEQKGWLHSLESAGETLLGMLNNILDFSKFESGRMQLESREFLLSDLVRDLEALVATEVMRKGLKFSLRCPEDDRWVIGDSLRLKQVLMNLLGNAVKFTDRGSVEFSLQPLPGTTAENEIFLFEVKDTGIGIAKDNLEKIFDEFGQEDSSVTRRFGGTGLGLSISQKIVETMGGELRCESQQFVGSRFFFAIEMPSRRAEPWSARRMILQDPVVVEKKWEGSSCHRILIVDDMEENHTLLKAYIKRFESISIDSAYNGYEAIELWEKGSYDLIFMDVQMPKISGLDTIRKLRQIERMQNRRRTPIVVISANNFLEDIEKSVQAGADEHCGKPVRKQTVIEIVQKYCSTEPEPVPANS; this is translated from the coding sequence ATGACTCTGATCCTTCTACTTGTGATCGGGGTCTACGGTACGCATTTATACATCTCTGAACAACGTTCTGTGCGTGAGCGCATGGAGCCCGCCCTTACGCGGGAAGTGGATCGTCTTAATAATGATTTTATCAGCTTGGAAGCCAACGTTCTTCGTTTAAAGAGTATGGTGGATCTTTTTGAAGTCATGCCGGCCTCCTTACGCAAAGAAAAGTTTCGCAGTTTCGCGGCAACTTCAATTGCGCCACATCCGCATCAGTTTAATACTTATTTCGCCTTGGGACCGCGCCTGTCCCAAGAGTACTTTGGCAGAAAATCTTACGTCTTTGTCGTGCATCGCGATTACTCTCTGTTTGCGAGTCCGAAGTACAATGATCCGAAATATTTTGTTTCCGAAGAATTCAATGCTCCGGGATACGATACGGATCCCGAGATGCAGTGGTGGGCGATGAATGAAAACAGCCCCGGCATTAATTACTCCGATTTTTATTTCGACAAGGGCTACATGGAAAAGATCATGTTCAGCACCACAACCGGAATATACAAAAATGGCAAACTTGAGGCCGTTGTCGGGGTCGATACCTTATCAAGCGATATTGCGCACCGCTTGGAAGCATTCAAGCTTGGAGAAACCGGCGGCTTAATGATTGTCGATAATCACGGACGTCCGTTATTGCCGTTGATTGCGAAGAACTTGCCGCTGATTGATTACCGTTATCTGCGGGCGTTCAGTAAGTCGGAGTTTAAGAATCTTCCGAAAATTTCGCAGAAAGTGATTAATCTGCAGGGAGCTCGTCTGCAAGACTTTCTGGGGGCCGACGGGAAGACATACATCACTTATTCGAAATCTATTAAAGGCCGTCCTTGGCACTTGGTGATTTTTCAGGAAAAAACGGAAGCGTACTCAAATCTTTATTTCCGTCTCGTCTTTTTCGGTTTTGTCGCCTTCGGAGCTTATTTCCTTTTAACGTTGATGGTGTGGTTGACGGGAAAGTACATCGTCAATAACGACAGAGCCGTTTTGAATGAACTGAAAGAATCCCGGGATCGCGCGGAAGCGGCGATGCGTGCGAAGACCTTATTTCTTTCGACGATGAGTCATGAAATTCGAACGCCTCTTAATTCAATGTTGGGCTCGGCCGAACTTATTAAAGAGGGACCTTTGACGGCGGAACAGAAAGGGTGGCTGCATTCTTTGGAAAGTGCCGGCGAGACCCTGTTGGGAATGTTGAACAATATTCTCGATTTTTCGAAATTCGAGTCGGGCCGAATGCAGTTGGAAAGCCGCGAATTTTTGCTGAGCGATCTGGTTCGGGATCTTGAAGCCTTGGTTGCGACAGAAGTGATGCGCAAAGGGTTGAAATTTTCTTTACGCTGCCCTGAAGACGACCGCTGGGTGATTGGCGATTCACTAAGATTAAAACAAGTCCTGATGAATCTTCTGGGGAACGCCGTGAAGTTCACGGACCGCGGCAGTGTGGAATTTAGTTTGCAACCTCTGCCTGGAACAACTGCGGAGAATGAAATCTTTTTGTTTGAAGTGAAAGACACCGGTATCGGAATCGCAAAGGACAATCTGGAAAAAATATTCGATGAGTTTGGCCAGGAGGATTCGTCGGTCACTCGGCGTTTTGGCGGTACGGGATTAGGGCTTAGTATTTCACAAAAGATCGTTGAAACAATGGGGGGCGAGCTTCGCTGCGAAAGCCAGCAGTTCGTGGGCTCCCGGTTTTTCTTTGCGATTGAAATGCCCAGCCGCCGCGCAGAACCGTGGAGCGCTCGGCGCATGATTCTGCAAGATCCCGTTGTCGTAGAAAAGAAATGGGAAGGATCGTCCTGTCACCGAATTTTGATTGTGGATGATATGGAAGAGAATCATACGCTGCTCAAGGCATATATAAAAAGATTCGAGAGCATCAGTATTGATTCCGCCTATAACGGTTACGAAGCCATAGAGTTGTGGGAAAAGGGCTCTTACGACCTGATCTTTATGGACGTACAGATGCCAAAGATTTCCGGCCTGGATACGATTCGCAAACTGCGACAGATCGAACGAATGCAAAACCGCCGACGGACGCCTATCGTTGTGATTTCTGCGAACAACTTTTTAGAAGATATAGAAAAAAGTGTTCAGGCGGGAGCCGACGAACATTGCGGAAAACCTGTGCGCAAGCAAACTGTCATCGAGATCGTGCAAAAGTACTGCAGTACAGAGCCCGAACCGGTACCTGCTAACTCTTAG
- the alaS gene encoding alanine--tRNA ligase — translation MKSSDIRNAFVEYFKKKGHTHVPSSSLIPENDPTLLFANAGMNQFKNTFLGLEKRGYNRAVTVQKCVRAGGKHNDLENVGFTARHHTFFEMLGNFSFGDYFKKDAIHFAWEFLTKELNIPKEKLYVTVHLSDDEAADIWHQQEGVPKERIFRFDSDNFWKMGDTGPCGPCTEIFYDHGPKAGTISDPYKGIAAGEDRFVEIWNLVFMQYFENPPGTLTPLPKPSVDTGSGLERVVAAMQGKFNNYDTDLFMPMIERACKIGNLEYVTDKEVLAKNKEVMERTSALRVLADHCRSTSFLIADGALPSNEGRGYVLRRIMRRAIRYGRKLSADKSFLPAMAEALIESMGSVYPELKDRRDHILNTIRDEEDRFISTLDKGTDILMDELAKAKAKGIKELSGEVVFRMYDTYGFPADLTRVIANENGIEVNEAAFEKEMEANRAKSKASWKGKALGADEQHLIKFAKDYAASGKSVKFTGYEGFADGGRITALSNGHEVTTVLKQGETGVIILDQTSFYGEGGGQVGDVGYIMEGPSRAKVVNTTKIDDVVLHHVEIEHGDFKVGASVDTIVNPFERRNTMSNHSATHLLHSALRKVLGPHVTQAGSLVDSQKTRFDFTHNKPLTAEEIKQIEDLVNEQIAQANEVKVEIMSPKEANEKGAMALFGEKYGDKVRVLTMGDFSCELCGGTHVKNTSQIRLFKIISEAGVSAGVRRVEAITGDGAVRYAMNSIQHFDDALASAGLQKSPHYLKHLEATGETSTLANRVESLKEQIKQMEKEMKKLQGGQVNVDDLAAKALNFKTKSGSSAKLVLADLALDDRQVLAEVTDHLKNKIQNGVVVVVGQGEGSHPIIVSVSKDISGEAKAGDLLKEVAAVMGGKGGGRPDFAQGAAPNRGNLNDAFNKVKSLLGV, via the coding sequence ATGAAAAGCTCTGATATCCGCAATGCCTTCGTGGAGTATTTTAAAAAGAAAGGTCACACACATGTGCCCTCTTCTTCTTTGATTCCTGAAAATGATCCGACCCTTCTTTTTGCGAACGCCGGAATGAACCAGTTTAAGAATACTTTCTTGGGTCTTGAGAAGCGCGGCTACAACCGTGCCGTCACCGTGCAAAAGTGCGTGCGCGCCGGCGGTAAGCACAATGACTTGGAAAACGTGGGTTTCACCGCTCGTCACCACACGTTCTTTGAAATGTTGGGGAATTTTTCTTTCGGCGATTACTTTAAAAAAGACGCGATCCACTTTGCTTGGGAGTTTTTGACGAAAGAGCTGAACATTCCCAAGGAAAAGCTTTATGTGACAGTTCACTTGTCCGATGATGAAGCCGCGGATATCTGGCATCAACAGGAAGGCGTTCCTAAAGAACGGATCTTCCGCTTTGACTCTGACAACTTCTGGAAAATGGGTGACACAGGTCCTTGCGGTCCATGTACGGAAATCTTCTACGATCACGGCCCTAAAGCCGGTACTATCTCGGATCCTTACAAAGGTATTGCCGCTGGCGAAGACCGCTTCGTGGAAATCTGGAACTTGGTATTCATGCAGTATTTTGAAAATCCTCCAGGAACTTTGACTCCGCTTCCAAAACCTTCTGTGGATACAGGTTCGGGCCTTGAGCGCGTTGTCGCGGCGATGCAGGGCAAGTTCAACAACTACGACACTGATTTGTTCATGCCGATGATCGAGCGCGCTTGCAAGATTGGAAATCTTGAATACGTCACCGACAAAGAAGTTTTGGCGAAAAACAAAGAGGTGATGGAAAGAACATCGGCCTTGCGCGTTCTCGCGGATCATTGCCGTTCCACTTCTTTCTTGATTGCGGATGGTGCCCTTCCTTCCAACGAAGGACGCGGTTATGTTCTTCGCCGTATCATGAGACGTGCGATTCGCTATGGCCGTAAACTTTCTGCCGATAAATCTTTCTTGCCGGCGATGGCGGAAGCTTTGATCGAAAGCATGGGCTCTGTTTATCCGGAATTGAAAGACCGCCGCGATCATATCTTGAACACGATCCGCGATGAAGAAGATCGCTTCATCAGCACTTTAGATAAAGGAACAGACATCTTGATGGACGAATTGGCGAAAGCAAAAGCCAAAGGCATCAAAGAGCTTTCCGGTGAAGTGGTATTCCGTATGTACGATACTTACGGTTTCCCTGCAGACTTAACTCGCGTGATCGCAAACGAAAACGGTATCGAAGTTAACGAAGCCGCTTTCGAAAAAGAAATGGAAGCCAATCGTGCAAAATCCAAAGCGTCCTGGAAAGGAAAAGCTTTGGGTGCGGATGAACAGCACTTGATCAAATTCGCAAAAGACTATGCGGCGTCTGGAAAATCCGTGAAGTTCACAGGCTATGAGGGTTTTGCCGACGGCGGACGCATCACGGCTCTTTCTAACGGCCACGAAGTCACGACGGTCTTGAAGCAAGGTGAAACAGGCGTTATTATCCTGGATCAAACTTCATTCTACGGTGAAGGCGGCGGTCAAGTGGGTGACGTTGGTTACATCATGGAAGGTCCTTCTCGCGCGAAAGTTGTGAACACGACAAAAATCGACGACGTGGTTCTTCACCACGTCGAGATCGAACACGGAGACTTCAAAGTCGGCGCGAGCGTTGATACGATCGTGAATCCTTTCGAGCGCCGCAATACGATGAGCAATCACTCCGCAACGCACTTGTTGCATTCGGCGCTTCGTAAAGTCTTGGGGCCTCACGTAACTCAAGCGGGTTCTTTGGTGGACTCGCAAAAAACGCGTTTCGACTTTACTCACAACAAGCCTTTAACTGCGGAAGAGATTAAGCAGATCGAAGATCTTGTAAACGAGCAAATCGCGCAAGCGAATGAAGTTAAAGTGGAAATCATGAGTCCGAAAGAAGCGAACGAAAAAGGGGCAATGGCTCTTTTCGGTGAAAAATACGGCGACAAGGTTCGCGTATTGACGATGGGTGATTTTTCTTGCGAGCTTTGCGGCGGTACGCACGTGAAAAACACGTCACAAATCCGTTTATTCAAAATCATTTCTGAAGCCGGCGTCAGCGCGGGCGTTCGCCGTGTTGAAGCTATCACGGGTGACGGAGCCGTTCGTTACGCTATGAACTCAATCCAACACTTCGACGACGCTTTGGCTTCCGCAGGCTTGCAAAAAAGCCCGCACTACTTGAAGCATTTAGAGGCGACAGGCGAAACGTCCACTTTGGCAAATCGCGTGGAGTCCCTGAAAGAGCAAATCAAGCAGATGGAAAAAGAGATGAAGAAGTTGCAAGGCGGACAAGTGAATGTCGACGATCTTGCGGCGAAAGCTTTGAACTTCAAAACGAAGTCCGGCTCTTCAGCGAAGTTGGTGCTTGCGGATCTTGCATTGGACGACAGACAAGTTCTTGCTGAAGTCACGGACCACTTGAAAAACAAAATTCAAAATGGTGTTGTCGTTGTTGTCGGTCAAGGTGAAGGTTCACACCCGATTATCGTGAGCGTTTCCAAGGATATTTCCGGTGAAGCTAAAGCCGGCGATCTTCTGAAGGAAGTCGCAGCGGTGATGGGCGGTAAAGGCGGCGGTCGACCTGACTTTGCGCAAGGGGCTGCTCCGAACCGTGGCAACCTGAACGACGCTTTCAACAAAGTAAAATCTCTTTTAGGAGTTTAG
- a CDS encoding regulatory protein RecX → MAPMPEEKDPQKTRQAAKRKVMDLLARRDHSEKELRKKLREKFSDDERVGDVVDEAIEFAKDNNWLGDPADLAHRMAEMLHRRNKGIYYINNYLREKGLPAVESDRDLELEKALSIVKNKYDEDHKFSREDKAKVGRLLASRGFDSETVRKVIYEKL, encoded by the coding sequence ATGGCACCCATGCCAGAAGAGAAAGACCCGCAAAAAACCCGACAAGCCGCTAAAAGAAAAGTGATGGATCTTTTAGCCCGCCGGGACCACTCCGAAAAAGAGTTGCGCAAAAAATTGCGAGAAAAGTTCTCAGACGACGAACGGGTCGGCGATGTCGTGGACGAAGCCATTGAGTTCGCCAAAGACAACAACTGGCTGGGAGACCCCGCGGACCTCGCCCATCGTATGGCCGAGATGCTCCATCGTCGCAATAAAGGCATTTACTACATCAACAACTACCTCCGTGAAAAAGGTTTGCCTGCTGTGGAAAGCGACCGCGACTTGGAGCTTGAAAAGGCTCTCTCAATTGTCAAAAATAAGTATGATGAAGATCACAAGTTTTCTCGCGAAGACAAAGCCAAAGTCGGCCGTCTTTTAGCTTCGCGAGGATTTGATTCCGAGACCGTAAGAAAGGTTATTTATGAAAAGCTCTGA
- a CDS encoding metallophosphoesterase, whose amino-acid sequence MGLFRTIASTLILAIFIYVSHQLTRFTDLTWMGTSAIVAFLAMLFSMVIGTFLFFWKEKNLDHKPWRDFFLNGSLMVMAYINFLVSFVILRDIFAFAENLIATKPLIENLYSSQATAALLTLPVALLVLGNIIVQAGPRLKKVTLSFKNLSPDLENLRIVHITDLHISPSLPVSFVSKLVGRVREMNPDVIVFTGDILDSFSEKHQEEFKILSGLQAQYGIYYVPGNHEYYWDVQRGLQSFRDLGFKVLLNETAEIRKGTASLQIAGIPDPAAGHFGQPGPDFKAVQSQLKPGSFKVLLSHQPSLAKHSEKIGIDLQLSGHTHGGQFFPWNWLIVFFEKYAKGLYRIGNLQLYVNQGTGYWGPRLRLGTYCELTEIVLRKG is encoded by the coding sequence ATGGGTTTATTTAGAACCATTGCCAGCACATTGATTCTCGCTATTTTCATCTATGTTTCCCATCAACTGACTCGCTTTACAGATTTGACATGGATGGGGACCAGCGCCATTGTCGCGTTTCTTGCGATGCTGTTTTCCATGGTGATCGGGACTTTTTTATTTTTCTGGAAAGAAAAGAATCTGGACCACAAACCATGGCGGGATTTCTTTTTGAATGGTTCCCTGATGGTCATGGCTTACATTAATTTCCTCGTCAGCTTCGTCATTCTTCGCGACATCTTTGCCTTTGCGGAAAATTTGATCGCGACAAAGCCGTTGATTGAAAATCTTTACAGTTCGCAGGCGACGGCGGCGCTGCTCACTTTACCGGTGGCCCTTCTGGTTCTTGGAAATATCATTGTACAGGCGGGACCTCGTCTTAAAAAAGTGACTTTGTCTTTTAAGAATCTGTCGCCGGATCTAGAGAACCTCCGCATCGTTCATATCACGGATTTGCATATCAGTCCGAGTCTGCCCGTTTCTTTCGTGTCGAAACTTGTGGGGCGAGTTCGCGAAATGAATCCGGACGTCATCGTTTTTACAGGCGACATTCTGGACAGTTTCAGTGAAAAACATCAAGAGGAATTCAAAATTCTCAGCGGACTTCAAGCCCAGTATGGCATTTATTACGTTCCAGGCAATCACGAATACTACTGGGACGTGCAGCGCGGCCTTCAGTCTTTCCGCGATTTGGGATTTAAAGTTCTTCTGAATGAAACTGCCGAGATCCGCAAGGGCACCGCGAGTTTGCAGATAGCGGGAATTCCTGATCCTGCCGCGGGCCACTTTGGGCAGCCTGGCCCGGATTTTAAAGCCGTCCAAAGTCAGTTAAAGCCGGGCAGTTTCAAAGTTCTTTTGTCGCACCAGCCGTCACTGGCTAAACATTCGGAAAAGATCGGTATCGACTTACAACTTTCCGGCCATACCCACGGCGGACAGTTCTTCCCATGGAATTGGCTGATTGTTTTCTTTGAGAAGTACGCCAAAGGCCTTTATCGCATCGGGAATTTGCAGCTCTATGTCAATCAGGGCACCGGGTATTGGGGGCCTCGTTTGCGACTCGGAACATATTGTGAGCTGACCGAAATTGTTCTTCGCAAGGGCTAA
- a CDS encoding AMP-binding protein yields the protein MSFRNGFEQARDFLILHRSDYAHAYSHFQWPQFEEFNWALDYFDSMAEGNKNLALWIVKENGEEEKYSFHDMYERSNQAANFLRRHGIQKGDSLFLLIENNVALWEIMLGAMKLGAVLVPTNPLLSQQELKDRLDREKIKLIATSSRHAGKFDVSQSSIVPLLVDGEMPGWISYEQCRSESMDFETSEKTKATDPLFHYFTSSNTVKPRIVEHTYAGFPIGHLSTMYWMGLRPGDVHFGVNSTGWAMHDWNNFIAPWNAEATIFILVSERFNAKLVLDTLSEYPITTFCAPPTVWRILVQEDLSSYDQHLREAISTGESLDAEVISKVYKAWKIFVRDGYGQTETPTLIGIPPEEKDSFGTMGKPLPGFKITLLDEQKQETDAGEVCVLLKDHPWGIMSGLDSTQDYYHTGDSAYIDKAGNYTFSERIDGLFKSSDYRISPYELEHVLKDFGTIRDVVVIPSPDPIREYVPKAIVTLVKGVEPTKELALDIMNFSRLRLSPFKRIRRVEFLEVPKNTAGEVQRAELIAMEKDKRFRGEKGPYEFWEEDAKISLPETWAQELP from the coding sequence ATGAGTTTTCGCAATGGTTTCGAACAAGCGAGAGACTTTCTAATCTTGCATCGTTCAGATTACGCCCATGCATACAGTCATTTTCAGTGGCCGCAGTTTGAGGAGTTTAACTGGGCCCTCGATTATTTTGATTCAATGGCCGAAGGAAATAAAAACTTGGCCCTATGGATAGTGAAAGAAAATGGCGAAGAAGAAAAGTATTCCTTTCACGATATGTATGAACGCTCCAATCAGGCGGCCAACTTTCTGCGAAGGCATGGCATCCAAAAGGGCGATTCCCTCTTTTTATTGATCGAAAACAATGTGGCTCTTTGGGAGATTATGTTGGGCGCAATGAAACTGGGCGCCGTTCTTGTGCCGACAAATCCGCTTTTGTCGCAACAAGAACTTAAGGATCGCTTGGATCGCGAAAAAATCAAACTGATCGCGACCTCATCCCGCCACGCGGGTAAGTTTGACGTGTCCCAATCAAGCATTGTTCCTCTGTTAGTCGACGGTGAAATGCCGGGATGGATTTCTTACGAACAATGCCGCTCCGAAAGTATGGATTTCGAGACGTCAGAAAAGACAAAAGCCACAGATCCCCTTTTCCACTACTTTACCTCCTCGAACACGGTGAAGCCTCGCATAGTGGAACATACTTATGCGGGATTTCCGATTGGCCATCTCTCCACTATGTATTGGATGGGTTTGCGGCCGGGCGATGTGCATTTTGGTGTGAACTCGACGGGATGGGCGATGCATGACTGGAACAATTTTATTGCTCCTTGGAATGCCGAGGCGACTATTTTTATCCTTGTCTCCGAGCGCTTTAATGCGAAACTTGTTTTAGATACCTTAAGTGAGTATCCAATCACGACGTTCTGTGCTCCGCCAACGGTGTGGAGGATTTTAGTGCAAGAAGATTTGTCGTCGTACGATCAGCATCTGCGCGAGGCGATCAGCACGGGCGAGTCTTTGGATGCCGAAGTCATTTCGAAAGTTTATAAAGCGTGGAAAATTTTTGTTCGGGACGGTTATGGGCAAACGGAAACGCCTACTTTGATCGGTATTCCGCCGGAAGAAAAGGACAGCTTCGGAACGATGGGCAAACCGTTGCCGGGTTTTAAAATCACTTTGCTTGATGAACAAAAACAAGAAACGGATGCAGGCGAAGTGTGCGTCTTGCTTAAAGACCATCCCTGGGGAATCATGTCCGGCTTGGATTCAACGCAAGATTACTATCACACGGGAGATTCGGCCTATATCGATAAGGCGGGGAACTATACTTTCAGTGAGCGCATCGACGGTTTGTTTAAATCGTCGGATTATCGCATCAGTCCTTATGAGCTGGAACACGTGCTGAAGGATTTCGGCACGATTCGTGACGTGGTGGTGATCCCTAGTCCAGATCCTATTCGCGAGTATGTTCCCAAAGCGATCGTCACTTTGGTGAAAGGTGTTGAACCTACTAAGGAATTGGCTTTGGATATTATGAACTTTTCGCGACTACGACTTTCGCCGTTTAAACGAATTCGTCGCGTGGAATTTTTAGAGGTTCCCAAAAATACCGCAGGTGAAGTGCAACGGGCCGAGTTGATCGCGATGGAAAAGGACAAACGTTTCCGTGGCGAAAAGGGGCCTTACGAATTTTGGGAAGAAGATGCTAAAATCAGTTTGCCGGAAACCTGGGCTCAGGAACTGCCTTAA
- a CDS encoding transporter substrate-binding domain-containing protein — translation MTKLALIFFCWSLGFLPQVYAKNCERRFRISINNQPPVYFASSQGAKGLSVELLREVESRLNCPFHLEPVDIPRAYEDFKSYRSDMYAFSGPDLNWEKYGNYIPLYKAARLLIVSKSVYVPGKKILGYLKDPKIKFVDHTGGRFFYLPHETLELEEQGRLVRRPSPALIYDYLINGKAQASFSSPTFQKYYSETKKFGDKIVAIRDPESRFEIGMYTSKKRVSAVEVEKIKKIVRQMQEDGTLRKIVSRYVQPEDLVYYQDL, via the coding sequence GTGACAAAGTTGGCTTTGATCTTTTTTTGTTGGAGTCTTGGCTTTCTTCCGCAGGTCTACGCAAAGAACTGCGAAAGACGCTTCCGTATTTCAATTAACAATCAGCCTCCTGTCTATTTCGCGAGTTCTCAAGGAGCGAAAGGTCTTTCCGTCGAGTTGTTGCGTGAAGTGGAGTCACGCTTGAACTGTCCGTTTCATTTAGAACCCGTCGATATCCCCCGGGCTTACGAAGATTTCAAAAGTTATCGTTCGGATATGTATGCTTTCAGCGGTCCCGATCTTAATTGGGAAAAATACGGAAATTACATTCCGCTTTACAAAGCCGCGCGACTGCTGATCGTGTCTAAATCCGTTTATGTTCCGGGTAAAAAAATTCTTGGCTATTTGAAAGACCCAAAAATTAAATTCGTGGATCACACGGGAGGAAGATTCTTTTACCTTCCTCATGAAACTCTGGAGTTGGAGGAGCAAGGTCGTCTTGTGCGCAGACCCAGTCCCGCGTTGATTTACGATTATCTTATCAACGGCAAAGCGCAGGCGTCTTTTTCGTCGCCGACGTTTCAAAAATATTATTCTGAAACAAAAAAGTTTGGCGATAAAATCGTCGCTATCCGGGATCCTGAAAGCCGGTTCGAAATCGGCATGTACACTTCGAAGAAAAGGGTTTCTGCCGTCGAAGTAGAGAAAATAAAAAAAATCGTTCGACAGATGCAAGAGGACGGTACTCTTCGCAAAATCGTTTCCAGATACGTTCAGCCGGAAGATCTGGTGTACTACCAGGATCTGTGA
- a CDS encoding phosphatidylglycerophosphatase A → MRNFLIHLATLFGLGRLSKAPGTIATLATIPLAMLLLKAGPFFHMAAIVLLLPVGIAACEFYEQDKGGHDHKEVVIDEVLGFLITMVWLPLTWQAILIGFVLFRLLDITKPLFIGYLDKKIQGGLGVMVDDVAAGIIAGLIMQVLYTQTNWLGSQVVVL, encoded by the coding sequence ATGCGCAACTTCTTGATTCATCTCGCAACTTTGTTTGGCCTGGGCCGTCTTTCAAAAGCGCCAGGAACGATCGCGACTTTGGCGACTATTCCTTTGGCGATGCTTTTGTTAAAAGCGGGGCCTTTCTTTCATATGGCGGCGATTGTTTTGCTGCTCCCAGTCGGAATCGCGGCCTGCGAGTTTTATGAGCAGGATAAAGGCGGTCACGATCACAAAGAGGTCGTAATCGATGAGGTTTTGGGTTTTCTTATTACCATGGTCTGGTTGCCTTTGACATGGCAAGCCATTTTAATCGGGTTTGTCCTTTTTAGATTACTGGACATTACAAAGCCTTTATTCATAGGATATTTAGATAAGAAGATCCAAGGAGGTCTTGGAGTGATGGTGGACGATGTGGCCGCGGGGATAATTGCGGGTCTCATCATGCAAGTTCTCTACACTCAAACCAACTGGTTAGGTTCTCAAGTGGTGGTTCTGTAA